A region from the Lysobacter sp. BMK333-48F3 genome encodes:
- a CDS encoding M28 family metallopeptidase, with amino-acid sequence MTAIAAALWLTAAVPALAREAAPAAAERWIGDVGAIAQADAGEGRRVAIERRLDAIGLRWNAQTFEAGKHGRGTNLLADVSGPADAPLLLFGAHFDRVGEGRGATDNASGSATVLALAERFKQRPLTRHRVAVAFWDLEEAGLLGSAAYVAQNRAKPALYVNFDVFGWGKTLWMMTPEADTALVAASRDAAQAGGLSLAPGEQYPPSDHRSFLKAGWPAVSYSLIGAEEVPLILAAYRREKTADTAKVMRVIHSAHDTLGEIDPAAAALGVDAVEDAIRRWDADTRLAPTSKSENGK; translated from the coding sequence GTGACCGCCATCGCCGCCGCGCTGTGGCTGACCGCCGCGGTTCCCGCCCTCGCCCGCGAAGCGGCGCCGGCCGCGGCCGAACGCTGGATCGGCGACGTCGGCGCGATCGCGCAGGCAGACGCCGGCGAGGGTCGCCGCGTCGCGATCGAACGCCGCCTCGACGCGATCGGCCTGCGCTGGAATGCGCAAACGTTCGAAGCCGGCAAACACGGCCGCGGCACCAATCTGCTGGCCGACGTATCCGGTCCGGCCGATGCGCCGCTGCTGCTGTTCGGCGCGCACTTCGACCGGGTCGGCGAAGGCCGCGGCGCCACCGACAACGCCTCCGGCAGCGCGACCGTGCTGGCCCTGGCCGAACGCTTCAAGCAGCGTCCGCTGACCCGCCATCGCGTCGCGGTCGCGTTCTGGGATCTTGAGGAGGCGGGCCTGCTCGGTTCCGCCGCCTACGTCGCCCAGAATCGCGCCAAGCCGGCGCTGTACGTCAATTTCGACGTGTTCGGCTGGGGCAAGACGCTGTGGATGATGACCCCAGAAGCCGACACCGCGCTGGTCGCGGCCAGCCGCGACGCCGCCCAGGCCGGCGGCCTGAGCCTGGCGCCGGGCGAACAGTATCCGCCCAGCGATCATCGTTCCTTCCTCAAGGCCGGCTGGCCGGCGGTGTCGTACTCGCTGATCGGCGCCGAGGAAGTGCCGCTGATCCTGGCCGCCTATCGGCGCGAGAAGACCGCCGACACGGCCAAGGTGATGCGGGTCATCCACAGCGCCCACGACACCCTCGGCGAGATCGATCCGGCCGCCGCCGCGCTCGGCGTCGACGCGGTCGAGGACGCGATCCGGCGCTGGGACGCCGACACCCGTCTGGCACCGACGTCGAAGTCCGAAAACGGCAAGTAA
- the rne gene encoding ribonuclease E, with the protein MKRMLINATQAEELRVAIVDGQNLYDIDIEQPSKEQKKSNIYKGRITRLEPSLEAAFVDYGADRHGFLPLKEISRDYFQPGVDHNKAGLRELLREGQEIVVQVDKEERGNKGAALTSFISLAGRYMVLMPNSPTAGGVSRRIEGDDRAALKEAMDKLNIPDDMGVIIRTAGVGRDAEELQWDLDYLVSVWKAITDAALSKQAPFLIYQESRLIIRALRDYMRPDIGEILVDTDEMYAEAREFVEQVMPHNLRKLKKYADDTPLFNRFQIESQIENAYERTVRLPSGGALVIDQTEALTAIDVNSARATKGGDIEETAFNTNLEAAEEVARQMRLRDLGGLVVIDFIDMSSNRHQRDVENRLQNALKQDRARVQIGRISRFGLLELSRQRLRPSLGESSQLVCPRCDGHGRMRSVESLSLSILRVAEEHAMKENTGQVLVQAPTEIANFLLNEKRRALFEIEQRHDAPIVIVADEQLETPHYEVTRVRENELGEESNKPSYQRGTQRKLPLHALTKAHLNIPDAPAVTNVRPAQPAPLREPREAPVAAAPEPAPAPAPVAAPTHSVGLVERILRIFRGTPQPAAPAAAEPSARSQDNRGRNERNDRNGQRRGEQRNGKSGRDGSRRDEPRQEQRRDEQRRDNKAQAQNPQPQQGQKQKQPAQGQPQPKQQQAQAKPQQAGQGQPQPKPQNEARAQNEAKQNEARAQNEARQNEARQGEQRAQADKSGEERNAAPRPPKPPRQDAPAEAVAAAVVPAAVVAAQASAGAPVVAPLPAVDDAVAKTEAGAIEADADKREGDAADAAGEGGGRRRRGRRGGRRRRRGNGEAGAAGEGALQDENAFDDEDEIGGEPLPAPAAAHRSQPEFDFDDDLGAPATKPAAAVATAATAVVPAAAVASSIVAPTAAAAAADAVTGLVAESATPTALSADAEPVREPVLEPAMPVITRQPEAAPAAAPAQDAAIAIERVQPAVEAAPSAPAKPDVAEAVVVEPQPVQDTVVEAEVVAPTAVEPLVIEPVQAPAPRQAQAEAPAVRAAAVRAVETERPAAAEREVDTAPAATPAAEPAAVQTPAAVAPTVVEAPAPIETVAAEAALDPAPAADTAAVPAAPVEAVVEPAPVAAPAAIEPATPRTGSLFDPLPSPQAPNPSDAANAAVEGEADAAEGKGDDSDERRA; encoded by the coding sequence ATGAAGCGCATGCTGATCAACGCGACGCAGGCGGAAGAACTGCGCGTCGCCATCGTCGACGGCCAGAACCTGTACGACATCGACATCGAACAGCCGTCCAAGGAACAGAAGAAGTCCAACATCTACAAGGGCCGCATCACCCGGCTCGAGCCCTCGCTGGAAGCCGCCTTCGTCGATTACGGCGCCGACCGCCACGGCTTCCTGCCGCTCAAGGAAATCTCCCGCGACTACTTCCAGCCCGGGGTCGACCACAACAAGGCCGGCCTGCGCGAGCTGCTGCGCGAAGGCCAGGAGATCGTGGTCCAGGTCGACAAGGAAGAGCGCGGCAACAAGGGCGCCGCCCTGACCAGCTTCATCTCCCTGGCCGGCCGCTACATGGTGCTGATGCCGAACTCGCCCACCGCCGGCGGCGTCTCGCGCCGGATCGAGGGCGACGACCGCGCCGCGCTCAAGGAGGCGATGGACAAGCTCAACATCCCCGACGACATGGGGGTGATCATCCGCACCGCCGGCGTCGGCCGCGACGCCGAAGAGCTGCAGTGGGACCTGGACTACCTGGTCAGCGTCTGGAAGGCGATCACCGACGCCGCGCTGAGCAAGCAGGCGCCGTTCCTGATCTACCAGGAGTCGCGCCTGATCATCCGCGCCCTGCGCGACTACATGCGCCCGGACATCGGCGAGATCCTGGTCGATACCGACGAGATGTACGCCGAAGCGCGCGAGTTCGTCGAGCAGGTGATGCCGCACAACCTGCGCAAGCTGAAGAAGTACGCCGACGACACCCCGCTGTTCAACCGCTTCCAGATCGAATCGCAGATCGAGAACGCCTACGAGCGCACCGTGCGCCTGCCCTCCGGCGGCGCCCTGGTCATCGACCAGACCGAAGCGCTGACCGCGATCGACGTCAACTCGGCCCGCGCCACCAAGGGCGGCGACATCGAAGAGACCGCGTTCAACACCAACCTGGAAGCGGCCGAGGAAGTCGCCCGCCAGATGCGCCTGCGCGACCTCGGCGGCCTGGTGGTGATCGACTTCATCGACATGTCGTCCAACCGCCACCAGCGCGACGTCGAAAACCGCCTGCAGAACGCCCTCAAGCAGGACCGCGCCCGCGTTCAGATCGGCCGCATCTCGCGCTTCGGCCTGCTCGAGCTGAGCCGTCAGCGCCTGCGCCCCTCGCTCGGCGAGTCCAGCCAGCTGGTTTGCCCGCGTTGCGACGGCCACGGCCGCATGCGCAGCGTCGAGTCGCTGTCGCTGTCGATCCTGCGCGTCGCCGAAGAGCACGCGATGAAGGAGAACACCGGCCAGGTGCTGGTGCAGGCGCCGACCGAGATCGCCAACTTCCTGCTCAACGAGAAGCGCCGCGCCCTGTTCGAAATCGAGCAGCGCCACGACGCGCCGATCGTGATCGTCGCCGACGAGCAGCTGGAAACCCCGCATTACGAAGTCACCCGGGTGCGCGAGAACGAGCTCGGCGAAGAATCCAACAAGCCCAGCTACCAGCGCGGCACCCAGCGCAAGCTGCCCCTGCACGCCCTGACCAAGGCGCACCTGAACATTCCGGACGCCCCGGCGGTCACCAACGTCCGCCCGGCCCAGCCGGCGCCGCTGCGCGAACCGCGCGAAGCCCCGGTCGCCGCCGCGCCCGAGCCGGCTCCGGCGCCCGCGCCGGTCGCCGCGCCGACCCACTCGGTGGGCTTGGTCGAGCGCATCCTGCGCATCTTCCGCGGCACCCCGCAGCCGGCCGCTCCGGCCGCCGCCGAACCGAGCGCGCGCAGCCAGGACAACCGCGGCCGCAACGAGCGCAACGACCGCAACGGCCAGCGCCGCGGCGAGCAGCGCAACGGCAAGAGCGGCCGCGACGGCAGCCGCCGCGACGAGCCGCGCCAGGAGCAGCGCCGCGACGAACAGCGCCGCGACAACAAGGCCCAGGCGCAGAACCCGCAGCCGCAGCAGGGCCAGAAGCAGAAGCAGCCGGCCCAGGGCCAGCCGCAGCCCAAGCAGCAGCAGGCCCAGGCCAAGCCGCAGCAGGCCGGCCAAGGCCAGCCGCAGCCCAAGCCGCAGAACGAGGCGCGGGCGCAGAACGAGGCCAAGCAGAACGAAGCCCGGGCGCAGAACGAAGCGCGCCAGAACGAAGCCCGCCAGGGCGAGCAACGGGCCCAAGCCGACAAGTCCGGCGAAGAGCGCAACGCCGCGCCGCGTCCGCCCAAGCCGCCGCGCCAGGACGCGCCGGCCGAGGCCGTCGCCGCTGCGGTGGTGCCGGCCGCGGTCGTCGCCGCCCAGGCCAGCGCCGGCGCCCCGGTGGTCGCGCCGTTGCCTGCCGTCGATGACGCTGTCGCCAAGACCGAGGCCGGCGCGATCGAAGCCGATGCCGACAAGCGCGAAGGCGATGCGGCCGACGCGGCCGGCGAAGGCGGCGGTCGCCGCCGTCGCGGCCGTCGCGGCGGCCGTCGCCGTCGTCGCGGCAACGGCGAAGCCGGCGCCGCCGGCGAAGGCGCGCTGCAGGACGAGAACGCGTTCGACGACGAAGACGAGATCGGCGGCGAGCCGCTGCCGGCTCCGGCCGCGGCGCACCGCTCGCAGCCGGAATTCGACTTCGACGACGACCTCGGCGCACCGGCCACCAAGCCGGCGGCAGCGGTCGCCACGGCGGCGACTGCGGTCGTCCCGGCCGCCGCCGTCGCGTCCTCGATCGTCGCGCCGACCGCCGCTGCAGCCGCAGCCGATGCGGTGACCGGTCTGGTAGCCGAATCCGCTACCCCGACCGCGCTGTCGGCGGATGCCGAACCGGTGCGCGAGCCCGTGCTCGAACCGGCCATGCCGGTGATCACCCGCCAGCCCGAAGCCGCCCCGGCGGCCGCTCCGGCCCAGGACGCCGCGATCGCGATCGAACGCGTCCAGCCGGCGGTCGAAGCGGCGCCGAGCGCGCCGGCCAAGCCCGACGTGGCCGAAGCGGTCGTAGTCGAACCGCAGCCGGTGCAAGACACCGTGGTCGAAGCCGAAGTGGTCGCACCGACCGCGGTCGAACCGCTGGTGATCGAGCCGGTCCAGGCCCCGGCCCCGCGCCAGGCCCAGGCCGAAGCGCCGGCCGTGCGTGCGGCGGCCGTGCGTGCGGTAGAAACCGAGCGTCCGGCCGCGGCCGAGCGCGAGGTCGATACCGCTCCGGCGGCGACCCCGGCCGCCGAACCCGCTGCGGTCCAAACGCCGGCGGCCGTTGCGCCGACCGTCGTGGAAGCCCCGGCTCCGATCGAAACCGTCGCAGCCGAAGCCGCGCTCGATCCGGCGCCGGCCGCCGACACCGCGGCCGTTCCGGCGGCGCCGGTCGAAGCCGTCGTCGAACCGGCGCCTGTAGCCGCGCCGGCCGCGATCGAACCGGCCACCCCGCGCACCGGCAGCCTGTTCGACCCCCTGCCCTCGCCGCAGGCCCCGAACCCCTCCGACGCCGCCAATGCGGCGGTCGAGGGCGAGGCCGATGCCGCCGAAGGCAAGGGCGACGACAGCGACGAACGCCGCGCCTAA
- a CDS encoding IS1595 family transposase: protein MNKKNRYYSRSKISEARFRALVRCWALDLTATSTAQLTGLSVRSVNSIFLALRRAIATECEQHSPFTGQVEVDESFFGPWRVRGKRGRGAGKKTIVFGMLKRGQHVYTQIVPNCKTATLQALIRGHIRLESEILSDCLSSYDGLVDLGYAKHWRIRHSGNHFAEGDNHINGIESFWSFAKRRLAKFNGVPKATFYLHLKECEFRFNHRHEDLYRATLKLLRSNPL from the coding sequence ATGAATAAGAAAAATAGGTACTACAGCCGTTCGAAAATCAGCGAGGCCCGATTTCGGGCCCTCGTGCGCTGCTGGGCCCTGGACCTGACCGCGACCAGCACCGCGCAACTGACCGGGTTGAGCGTGCGATCGGTCAACTCGATCTTCCTTGCCTTGCGTCGTGCCATCGCCACCGAATGCGAGCAGCATTCGCCGTTCACCGGCCAGGTGGAAGTCGACGAATCCTTCTTCGGACCGTGGCGCGTGCGCGGCAAACGCGGCCGCGGCGCCGGCAAGAAAACCATCGTCTTCGGCATGCTCAAACGCGGCCAGCACGTCTACACCCAGATCGTCCCCAACTGCAAAACCGCCACGCTTCAGGCCTTAATTCGTGGGCATATTCGCCTGGAGAGCGAAATCCTCTCCGACTGTCTGTCCAGCTACGACGGCCTGGTCGACCTGGGCTATGCCAAGCACTGGCGCATTCGCCACAGCGGCAATCATTTCGCCGAGGGCGACAACCACATCAACGGCATCGAGAGCTTCTGGAGCTTCGCCAAGCGGCGCCTGGCCAAATTCAACGGGGTGCCCAAGGCCACCTTCTACCTGCACCTGAAGGAGTGCGAGTTCCGCTTCAACCACCGCCACGAAGACCTCTACCGGGCGACCCTCAAGTTGCTACGATCCAACCCACTCTGA
- a CDS encoding SDR family oxidoreductase: protein MSSIQTVPATQAKTVLITGASSGIGEATARLLAARGARVVIGARRGERLQALAAQIDAAGGQVRQRVLDVTDAADVAAFAAYAQEQFGAIDVLVNNAGVMPLSTLDALKLDEWNRMIDVNIRGVLHGIAAVLPAMREQGHGQVVNVASLGAHYVVPTGAVYCATKFAVWAISDGLRQENERIRVTTISPGVVESELADSISDPAAREGMKAFRRIAIGPDAIARAIAFAIEQPDDVDVSEVIVRPTAGTF, encoded by the coding sequence ATGTCTTCGATCCAAACCGTTCCGGCGACCCAGGCCAAGACCGTACTGATCACCGGTGCCAGCAGCGGCATCGGCGAGGCCACCGCGCGCCTGCTCGCCGCGCGCGGTGCGCGGGTGGTGATCGGCGCCCGCCGCGGCGAGCGCCTGCAGGCCCTGGCCGCGCAGATCGACGCGGCCGGCGGCCAGGTGCGCCAGCGCGTGCTGGACGTCACCGACGCCGCCGACGTGGCCGCGTTCGCGGCCTATGCGCAGGAGCAGTTCGGCGCCATCGATGTGCTGGTCAACAATGCCGGGGTGATGCCGTTGTCGACCCTGGACGCGCTCAAGCTCGACGAGTGGAACCGGATGATCGACGTCAACATCCGCGGCGTGTTGCACGGCATCGCCGCGGTGCTGCCGGCGATGCGCGAGCAGGGCCACGGCCAGGTCGTCAACGTCGCCTCGCTGGGCGCGCATTACGTGGTGCCGACCGGTGCGGTGTACTGCGCGACCAAGTTCGCGGTGTGGGCGATCTCCGACGGCTTGCGCCAGGAGAACGAGCGGATCCGGGTGACCACGATCTCTCCCGGCGTGGTCGAGTCGGAACTGGCCGACAGCATCAGCGACCCGGCCGCGCGCGAAGGCATGAAGGCGTTCCGCCGCATCGCGATCGGGCCTGACGCGATCGCCCGCGCGATCGCCTTCGCGATCGAGCAGCCGGACGACGTCGACGTCAGCGAAGTGATCGTGCGGCCGACGGCGGGGACGTTCTGA
- a CDS encoding response regulator, giving the protein MTIRVFIVDDHALVRTGMRMILSAETDIEVLGDVESGEEAMPLIRKLKPDVVLCDLHLPGVSGLEVTERIIKGDHGTRVIIVSVLEDGPMPKRLLEVGASGYVGKGGDASELLRAIRDVARGKRYLASNIAQNLALSNLDGGASPFDELSPRELEIALLLVQGFRQEEIAKRLSLSAKTVNTHKTRLFEKLAITDTIALARLAAQYGLADPAHSL; this is encoded by the coding sequence ATGACCATCCGTGTTTTCATCGTCGACGACCATGCGCTGGTGCGTACCGGCATGCGCATGATCCTGTCTGCGGAAACGGATATCGAGGTACTGGGCGACGTCGAAAGCGGCGAAGAGGCGATGCCGCTGATCCGCAAGCTCAAGCCCGACGTGGTCTTGTGCGACCTGCACCTGCCCGGCGTCAGCGGCCTGGAAGTGACCGAGCGGATCATCAAGGGCGACCACGGCACCCGGGTGATCATCGTCTCGGTGCTGGAAGACGGGCCGATGCCCAAGCGCCTGCTCGAAGTCGGCGCCTCGGGCTATGTCGGCAAGGGCGGCGACGCCAGCGAGCTGCTGCGCGCGATCCGCGACGTCGCCCGCGGCAAGCGCTACCTGGCCAGCAACATCGCCCAAAACCTGGCCCTGTCGAACCTGGACGGCGGCGCGTCGCCGTTCGACGAGCTTTCGCCGCGCGAGCTGGAGATCGCCTTGCTGCTGGTGCAAGGGTTCCGTCAGGAAGAAATCGCCAAGCGCCTGAGCCTGAGCGCCAAGACCGTCAACACCCACAAGACCCGGCTGTTCGAGAAGCTGGCGATCACCGACACCATCGCCCTGGCGCGGCTGGCGGCGCAGTACGGGCTGGCGGATCCGGCGCATTCGCTGTGA
- a CDS encoding isocitrate lyase/phosphoenolpyruvate mutase family protein: MSATADRAAQFHRFHHDGVLLLANCWDAGSARLIESLGAKALATTSAGVAWAQGYADGDRLPAQRLIDAAAGIARAIRIPLSVDVEGGYSDDPAQVADTVAALIDIGAVGINLEDGGASPELLCAKIESVKNAAARLGVPLYLNTRTDVYLRGLAAQGERVEATLARAALYREAGADGLFVPGLTAEAEVRAIAADCGLPLNLLARPALPPAAELQSWGVRRLSAGSDLAQSAYARLAGLAGGFLRDGDSRPLQAEAMEYGRLNALFDQR; encoded by the coding sequence ATGTCCGCTACCGCCGATCGCGCCGCGCAGTTCCACCGCTTCCATCACGACGGCGTGCTGCTGCTCGCCAATTGCTGGGACGCCGGCAGCGCGCGGCTGATCGAAAGCCTCGGCGCCAAGGCCCTGGCCACCACCAGCGCCGGCGTCGCCTGGGCGCAGGGCTATGCCGACGGCGATCGCTTGCCGGCGCAGCGTCTGATCGATGCCGCCGCCGGCATCGCGCGCGCGATCCGGATCCCGCTGTCGGTCGACGTCGAAGGCGGCTACTCCGACGATCCGGCGCAGGTCGCCGACACCGTCGCCGCGCTGATCGACATCGGCGCGGTCGGGATCAACCTGGAAGACGGCGGCGCCAGCCCCGAGCTGCTGTGCGCGAAGATCGAAAGCGTCAAAAATGCCGCCGCCCGGCTCGGCGTGCCGCTGTACCTCAATACCCGCACCGACGTGTACCTGCGCGGCCTGGCCGCGCAGGGCGAGCGGGTCGAGGCCACCCTCGCCCGCGCCGCGCTTTACCGCGAGGCCGGCGCCGACGGCCTGTTCGTGCCCGGCCTGACCGCCGAAGCCGAAGTGCGCGCGATCGCCGCCGACTGCGGCCTGCCGTTGAACCTGCTCGCGCGTCCGGCGTTGCCGCCGGCCGCCGAGCTGCAAAGCTGGGGCGTGCGCCGGCTCAGCGCCGGATCGGACCTGGCCCAATCGGCCTACGCGCGTCTGGCCGGGCTGGCCGGCGGCTTCCTGCGCGACGGCGACTCGCGGCCGCTGCAGGCCGAGGCGATGGAATACGGCCGGCTCAACGCCTTGTTCGACCAACGCTGA